TACCGGTTTTTCCATCGATGCCCTGAACGGCTTTCCCGGACCCTATGCGGCGTATGTCCTGCACACGCTGGGCAATACCGGTATCCTGAAACTTATGGATGGTGTGAAAAACCGGAATGCCCACTTCACCACCGCGATCGCATACGCGGATAACGCAGGTATCCGGGTATTTACCGGAACAATACACGGCAGCATCACGACATCTCCGCAAGGTAATAACGGGTTTGGCTACGATCCGATTGTGGACATTGACGGGCGGACGCTTGCAGAGATGTCCCTTGAGGAAAAAAGCGTCATGTCCCACCGTGCCAGGGCCCTTGCTGCATTCCGTGACTGGTTTTTGGAAAAAAACCAATCCGACCCCCTTGACACAAACGGTTAAGAAGTCTTACAGCTTTCTTATAAGGGCAGAGACAGGAGTGTATTTCGATGGCAAAATTCCCTGAAGCCGAAGCCCGGTTACTCAACGTGAAGATATGTATGCATTGCAACGCCCGCAATGCGATCCGCGCAACCAGCTGCCGCAAATGCGGTTACACGAACTTGCGCCCCAAGAACAAAGAGCGAAAAGCATAATTGATATCTTCAATATTTTTTTCTCTCTTTTTTGGGTTTTCTTAACGAAAACAGAATGTTTAAAAAACTGTGGAAAGGTCACCAGGACTTTCATGCATGGTTCATGAAAATACCCCGGCCATTATCGTGTAAAGATTATGCACTGTAATATGTGACACGTTTTCCTTTCTTTGCGTATTCTCCCGCAAAGGTCTCGATATTGCGCTTGTAACCGATCCGGTCAACGAAGCCCAGTTCGCGGAGTTTCTCCCTTGCCCGCATAACATCTGCTTCATCTGCCCAGTCCTTTGTATAGACGTAGATTACCTTGCGGTTGTCCCGTGAATCCGGGTTGGGTTTTGCCGTGCTCACCTTTGCCGAGATCCCTAAGTCGAGAGCCACCGTTGCATTGCGCACTTTTGTCCAGGCACCATCCACCTGATCGGGTTCCTGGAAGATCAGCCACTTGCCCGCATTCTCATCCTCGATCGCTTCTGGGGCACTCCCCGGTGCGTCCTGAACGATCCAGTACATCTGCGTGGTTTTTGTAGGAAGTACCCCTTCACCGTCACAGAGCTGCTGGTATATGGTGTCAAGGTTTGAAAAATGGGAAAGCATTGCTTCAGCCAGTTGCGGGTATTCTTCGGTGAACTTCTGGAAAATTGCCGCGAGATCCGGTTTGAAATCAATACCGCCTTCGACAAGGGCATAAAGATATTTACCCTGTGCCTGGAGGCTCCTGTTCAGGAGGTGCTCGAAGATGCCGTATGCCACGTCAGCCAGCGCTTCGGAATCGACTTCCGCCATGCGTACCTTTCCGATGTTACAAAATATAAGCTTGTGTTATTGATTTCTGGTGAGGGGGGCTGTTTTGTCAGTTACCAATGTTTTACCGGGTCCCTTTTTTCGCACGACTTCGCATAATTATCAGGAATGCAAAAAAAAGGTTCAGAATAAAGCCGGTTTTTTGCAACAGTCGAATGTTTTAAGAGCGCTACCATCGAAAATGTACTAATTATGGATTGGAAACGTGACTGGGGCCTTACGGGCAGGGTATGGCTGACGATGTTCTTACTGTTCATCCTGTACCTTGTGTTCATGACAGTATTGTTGGCGTTTGGAGCCGGTTACTGGCTGATTGTCCTCCTTGCGGTAGGAATGGGATTGGTCCAATACTTCTTCTCGGATAAGCTGGTGCTCTGGTCAACCGGGGCACGCATCATAGAAGTGGATGAATATCCGGAACTCCACCGGACAGTAGAGAAGCTCTGCACGGAAGCAGATCTCCCCAAGCCAAAGATTGCCATCATGCAGAGCCCGGTGCCAAATGCTTTTGCCACCGGCAGGAGTCCGAAGCATGCCGTTGTTGCCTGCACGGATTCGATCATGCGGCTGCTCACCAGGGATGAACTGGAGGCAGTACTTGCCCACGAACTGGCCCATGTGAAAAACCGCGATATCCTGACCATGACCATGGCCAGTTTTATTGCAATGATCGCATCGATGATCATGCAGAGTTTCTTCTTCTCTGCACTATTCGGCGGGCGTGATCGTGAAGGCGGCAGTTGGATCATTGTCTGGATCGTTTCGATTGTCGTGTATGCTGTCAGTACGCTGCTGATCCTCGCCCTTTCAAGATACCGCGAGTTCGCAGCAGATCGCGGCAGCGCGCTCATCACGAAAAACCCGCGGGCACTTATCTCAGCCCTCAACAAGATCAGCGGCAGGATGGATGCAGTTCCACCGGAATACAAGGCTAAGGTCGAGGCGGCAAATGCATTCTTTATCATCCCCGCCATTTCAGGCAAATCCTTTATGGAACTTCTTTCAACGCACCCGCCACTCGAAAAGCGCATCGCCAACCTCGAAAAAGTCGAAACCGAGATGCGGGGATACTAACACTATCCCGTTTTTTTCGTTCTGCATTCCTGTTCCGTTTGAATACGGAAAATTTGTCCTGTAGCAGTTTCACAGCACAGAGTGAATGATGTAATTTATATCATCAGGGGCTTATTTTGATTATATAGAGAGGAAATTCCCTTGCTCTCAGTGCTCCTCGTAGATGATGAATCCAGCCTGCTGGAAATTATCAAGATCGTTTCCGAACAGTCGAGTGAGATGACCGTTCAGACTGCACAGTCTGCACAAGAGGCGCTCACTATCCTGCAGGGTAAAACGTTCGATGCGATCATCGTTGATTACCATATGCCCGATATCAACGGTATCGAATTTTTAAAAATTCTCCGCTCGAAAGGCAATGCCACGCCGGTCATCATCTTCACAGCAGTGGGGCACGAACAGGCGGCCATCGACGCACTGAACAATGGTGCAAACTTTTTTCTAAAAAAAGGAGAATCGCCGCGGATGCAGTACCGCGAACTGGTTGCCATTGTCAAACAGTCAGTTGAGCAGAACTATATCGGGCGATCACTGGGTACAACCCAGCGGATCGTTTCGGATATTATCAACTTTTCATCAGATCCCAGCTTTGCCATCGATCGTGAAGGAAAAGTGATGGCCTGGAATGATTCCATGGAGCATCTCACCGGGGTTCCGGCAAGCATGATGATAGGCAAGGGGGACCTCGCGTACGCAGAGCCGTTCTTTGGGGTCCGGAAAAAGATGCTGGTGGATCTGCTCTTTGAACCGGATGATGAGATCAAGCGGCTGGAGTACATGCTGGTCAGCCGGGTACCTAAAGGGATGGTCATTGCAGTGACCCGGGGACAGAAAAAGGACGGGAGTGGCTGGACCATCTGGGCAAAGGCAAAACCCATCTATGACGGTCGTGGAGAATGCATAGCGGCTATCAGCATGGTACGCGATGTCACGGCAACGTTTGGGGATGTCACTATCCAGGCAGCACCGGTTGATAAACCGGTACTGCCTCAGGGCGATCAGACACCCGCGGTGCTGATACCAGCAGGAGGATCCCTCAAAAAGACGCTGGGCAGGGCTCTGACTCACTATAAAGACGGGGTCGGCCTGTATGTGCGGGAAAGAAAATTTACTGCAGCGATTGCAGCCTTTGACCAGGCACTGGCAATCGATGAAAAACTCCCGTTCGCCTGGAACGATCGCGGCATCTGTTACCGGGAAACTGGGGACTATACCTCGGCGCTCAAATCACACCTGCGTGCCGTGGAGCTTGTACCGGACAACCCGGAATTTCTCTTCGATCTTGCCGAGACGCTCGAATTAATAGGTGTGCTCAATATGGACAACAAGTACCTTGATTCTGCGATCCAGACATTGAGGATGGTAGTGAATATCTTACCCAATAATATGGAGGCCTGGAACCACCTGGGTATCTGCTACAAGGAGATGGGAAAAGCCGAGGAGGCCAAATTCTACTCTGAACGGGCCATGGAGATCAAACACGCGATGAAGGATACCCCCATTTTACGCAGGCGCGATGAGTATCTCTGATCTTACCTGGGCACTGTTTTTCGATCATTCCCCTGGCACAGGGATTCGATTTCACATCATTTCAAGAGATGTACTATTACGAGGATTGCGATGATAGTACGCACAAGGCCAATCATTTTGAAGCAACATTGGTTACTGCCCGTAACGCTCCTGCTGATCCTGTGCCTCGCTCTGCCGGTGAATGCCCATATTCCGGTCAGTGCAGAGGGCAATTATGATATCAGTACCGCATTTTCCCTAGAAAAACCGACAAAATCCTACGTGATATACGGGCACCTGCACGAAGCAGGGGATGTCGCATATTACCAGCTGCGCATGAATCCGGGCGAGCGCCTTGTTCTCTCGCTCATGAATGCCGGGTATAATGCATCCGTCCCGGATGTGATCGTTATGAGCCCGACAACGACCCTGTCACCTGGAGGACTCCCCGCACAGATCAGTGTCCCGCAGGGATATGGTACCGAGCTTGTAAAGGGGCAACCGCCCCCGATTGCAGGTTACGAGCCATTCAGCCCGGCACCGGTTTTTGAGGTTGTTACGTACTCAAAAGAGATTACTGCGCCGGGACTGTGGTATCTGGCGGTTGTCAGCCCGGCAGATGAAACCCGGTACAGTCTTGCAGTCGGATACGAAGAAGAGTATACACCATCGGAATGGGTGCTCGTTCCGGTCAGCGTGATATCCACCCATCTCTGGGAGGGCCAATCGATCCTCGCGATTCTCACGCCTTTTCTTGCCGTCGTGATTCTCGGGTTTATCGTAATCTCCCGGCGCGAGAAACGCAGGGGTTCGCACCTCAGTTATTCCTGCTGGCTGGCAACTATCGCCGGCTTATGCTATCTTGGCGGTGCGGCGATCACGCTGGTTCAGATGATGCGGGCGCTGGCGGTTACGGGCTTTTTTTCTTCTGTTGCCCTCACCCTTGTTTTTGCTGTTATACCCTTAGCACTGGGTATCTGGGCACTACGCATGGGGCGATCATCATCAAAGAGGACGATGCAAGACCGGGCTTTCCTTGTGCTGATCGGTATACTGGGGCTCATCTTATGGGCAGGTCTGATCATTGGACCGGTGCTCGCAATTGGCGCGGCGGTACTTCCCGAGCGATTACCATCCTTCCATCCGGCAAATAAATAGTCGCCATTTTTCAGACGTTTATCACATGGATTGTGTGCGAATATTACCGTTGAAAAAGTCCGCGTACCTGAACGATACTTTTGGGGAAACTGACATACAAGGCACAGTGTCTGCAGAAAATCCAGTGACAATTATTAATACAGCTC
The sequence above is drawn from the Methanoregula sp. genome and encodes:
- a CDS encoding 50S ribosomal protein L40e, whose protein sequence is MAKFPEAEARLLNVKICMHCNARNAIRATSCRKCGYTNLRPKNKERKA
- the rdgB gene encoding RdgB/HAM1 family non-canonical purine NTP pyrophosphatase, which produces MKLTIVTSNANKAAEVAAFFKGALDVTHMALEIPEHRSDDVGEIAKGKAQYAYDHLRTPLIVDDTGFSIDALNGFPGPYAAYVLHTLGNTGILKLMDGVKNRNAHFTTAIAYADNAGIRVFTGTIHGSITTSPQGNNGFGYDPIVDIDGRTLAEMSLEEKSVMSHRARALAAFRDWFLEKNQSDPLDTNG
- the htpX gene encoding zinc metalloprotease HtpX, with amino-acid sequence MDWKRDWGLTGRVWLTMFLLFILYLVFMTVLLAFGAGYWLIVLLAVGMGLVQYFFSDKLVLWSTGARIIEVDEYPELHRTVEKLCTEADLPKPKIAIMQSPVPNAFATGRSPKHAVVACTDSIMRLLTRDELEAVLAHELAHVKNRDILTMTMASFIAMIASMIMQSFFFSALFGGRDREGGSWIIVWIVSIVVYAVSTLLILALSRYREFAADRGSALITKNPRALISALNKISGRMDAVPPEYKAKVEAANAFFIIPAISGKSFMELLSTHPPLEKRIANLEKVETEMRGY
- a CDS encoding putative phosphothreonine lyase domain-containing protein, with the translated sequence MAEVDSEALADVAYGIFEHLLNRSLQAQGKYLYALVEGGIDFKPDLAAIFQKFTEEYPQLAEAMLSHFSNLDTIYQQLCDGEGVLPTKTTQMYWIVQDAPGSAPEAIEDENAGKWLIFQEPDQVDGAWTKVRNATVALDLGISAKVSTAKPNPDSRDNRKVIYVYTKDWADEADVMRAREKLRELGFVDRIGYKRNIETFAGEYAKKGKRVTYYSA
- a CDS encoding response regulator: MLLVDDESSLLEIIKIVSEQSSEMTVQTAQSAQEALTILQGKTFDAIIVDYHMPDINGIEFLKILRSKGNATPVIIFTAVGHEQAAIDALNNGANFFLKKGESPRMQYRELVAIVKQSVEQNYIGRSLGTTQRIVSDIINFSSDPSFAIDREGKVMAWNDSMEHLTGVPASMMIGKGDLAYAEPFFGVRKKMLVDLLFEPDDEIKRLEYMLVSRVPKGMVIAVTRGQKKDGSGWTIWAKAKPIYDGRGECIAAISMVRDVTATFGDVTIQAAPVDKPVLPQGDQTPAVLIPAGGSLKKTLGRALTHYKDGVGLYVRERKFTAAIAAFDQALAIDEKLPFAWNDRGICYRETGDYTSALKSHLRAVELVPDNPEFLFDLAETLELIGVLNMDNKYLDSAIQTLRMVVNILPNNMEAWNHLGICYKEMGKAEEAKFYSERAMEIKHAMKDTPILRRRDEYL